The genomic stretch GTGAACCAGCTCTCGGTCACGGGGTTCGTGGAGGCATCGCCCGAGAGGCCGAAGAGCGAGGTGTACCAGACCTCGACCGTGGCGGTGTCCGCTCCCGACGCGGTGACCTTGGTGCCGACGGGAATGACCCGGGAGATGAACGTCTGCCCCTTCGGCGCCGTACCGTCCTCAGTCAGGCCGATGTTGGAGAGGAACTTCGCGCTGGAGTACGCGTTGTCCATCGCCGATTGCCGAACGGGTGCGACGTCCGGCGCGTAGACCGTATTGACGATCTCGTGCCGTGTCGCGATGTTGAACATGTCTGCCGATCCCAACGCCACCGCATAATTCGCCGCCGCGCTCTGCGCCCCCTGCTCCGTACGGGCGAAGCCCGAAGGGATGGTGCCTGTCTTGGTTTCCACAGGGCGGGTGCCGGAGGGAGCTGTGGTGGAGGTCTGGGGTTGGGAGCCCTTGGTGGTCGAGTCGTTGGTGGAGGAGTGGTCGCCTCTGTTGGCGAATGCGATTGCTGCGATCAGGAGGACCACCACGCCCACCACGGTGACCAGGCTGCGGCAGGAGGCGCGGCGGGGTGTGCGGCGGGGGGCGCCGCCGTAGGGGTCGTTCTCGGGGAGGCGGGTGCGGGTGTGGCCCGTGCTGTCGCCGTAGTCGGGGTAGGACTGTTCGTCTCCGGGATTCATGCCGCTCCCTCACCCTCGTAGGCATACGACGGTAGGCGTGCTGGTTCCCGCGTGGGCGCGGTGTGGTGACTCGACATCAGCATCAGGGGGACGCAACCTCAGCCGGGAGAGGGAGGCGGGGCTAGACCGCCATGCCGTACACGATCGTGAACAGGGTGCCCAGGGAGCCGATGATGAAGACCCCGGTCAGACCGGCGATGATGAGGCCCTTGCCCTGTTCCGCGCTGAAGGTGTCGCGCAGGGCCGTGGCCCCGATGCGCTGCTTCGCCGCGCCCCAGACCGCGATGCCGAGGCACAGGAGGATGGCCACGGCCATGACCACCTCGATCATCACCTTGGCCTCGTTGCCCAGGCTGCCGAAGGGGCCCCAGTTCGGGGCGATCCCGCCGATGATGGTGTTGATGTCTCCCTTGTCGGCCGCAAAGAGCATGTAAGTCACCGCCCCTGGTGGGTAGTTCCGTCTGCCCCCTGCGGTGTGCAGAGGTCAGGCCTCATTGTCGCCGACAACGTCGCCAACGTATGTCGACTTGACGTCATTGACTGGCGGGTTTCGTACGAATAGCCCGTACGGTCACTCTATGTATCACGGCAGGTCACGCCGGGCAACGAGGTCCGACCGGAACCTGTCGTGTGGTTCTGTCGTTGTCCTCCTTTACGACCTGGCGCGGTTTCTGACGGCCGGTCGGGTGAGGCGTCGACACGATGTTCTCATGGCGGGGGCGCGGAAAACGGCCAAGGCCCCGGCGGTGTGGGTCGCCGGGGTCTTGACGTGCGGTGCGGCGGTGCGGCGGTGCGGTCAGCCGGTGAAGGCCGACGTGCCCTCCGGGGTACTCCAGCCGGTCGGGCCGTCGTAGCCCGATTGGGCGGTGCACAGATAGCTGGGGGAGCGGGTGCCGTTGTTGCCGCTGGTGACGTCGTTCAGGGCGGAGGCGCCGGCCGCGGCCGAGACGTCACCGGCTCCGTCCAGCCGTGGGAGGCGGAGGAGGACGTGGAGAGAGCCGTACCGTCCACCGCCGTCACGTACTTCGAGGCGGCCGGGTACTCGGCGCCGTAGCCCCCGTCGCCGGCGCTGATGGTGATGGCGACGCCCGGGTGGTTGAAGTAGGAGGAGTCGTACGACGTGTCCGACGACGACTCTCAGCCGCCGTAGCTGTTCGGCACGTACGTGGCGCCCAGCTTGACGGCCCCGTTCACGGCGGTGCCCAGGCCGGCGAGGGCGAGTGCGGCGGTGGCTGCGAAGGCGGTGCCGGGGCGGCGCCGGTGGCCGGGTGCGGCCGTGGATCTGTCTCACGGGAGTCGGACAGGGAAGACGGGCCGCGGCCGGCTGCCGTGGCCCGTCTTCCTTCCGTGCCGCCGAGGGGACCCCACGTCCCCCTCAACCGGCGGCTCCCCGTGACCCGACGGGGCGGATCAGGCGGTGCTCAGCTGGCGCCGAAGGCGGACGTGCCCTGTGGGGTGCCCCAGCCGGTCGGGCCGTCGTAGCCGGACCGCGCGGTGCAGAAGTACGACGTCGAGCAGGTGCCGTTGCTGCCGCTGGTGACGTCGTTCAGGGCGGAGGTGCCGGCCGCGTTGTACGGGTACCGGGCCGGGTAGTCGCTGCTGCCCGGGGTGCCGGCGAGGGCGTAGACCGAGGCGATGATCGGCGAGGAGGCGCTGGTGCCGCCGTAGGTGTTCCAGCCGGTGCCGTCGGAGCCGTAGGAGTCGTAGACCGAGACGCCGGTGGCGGGGTCGGCCACGGCGGACACGTCGGCGATCATGCGCTTGGAGCAGCCGCTGTCGGTCTGCCAGCTGGGCTTGGCGTCGTAGGCGGAGCAGCCGGAGCCGGTGCCCTCGGTGCTGGAGGTGTTCCAGACGCTCTCGGTCCAGCCGCGGCTGTTGGAGGAGGTCTTCAGGGCGGTGCCGCCGACGGCGGTCACGTACTTCGAGGCGGCCGGGTACTCGGCGCCGTAGCCCTCGTCGCCGGCGCTCGCGGTGATGGCGACGCCCGGGTGCTTGTAGTACGAGGTGTCGTACGTCGTGTCGGAGGAGGACTCCGAGCCGCCGTAGCTGTTGGAGACGAACTTGGCGCCCAGCTTGACGGCCTCGTTCACCGCGGTGCCCAGGTTGGCGTCGCTCGCGGACTTGGCCTCGACGAGCAGGATGTTGCAGTTCGGGCAGGTCGCGCTGACCATGTCGAGGTCGAGGGACTCCTCACCGGCCCAGCCGCTGTCGGCCGAGGGCAGGGAGGTGGTGGAGCCGGTCTGGGAGACCTTGGTGAAGCAGCCGTTGTCGCTGGTGCAGTCCGGCAGGCCGTAGTAGGACCGGTAGGTCGCGAGGTCGGCCTCGGCGTTCGGGTCGTCGTAGGCGTCGACGATGGCGACGGTCTCGCCCGAGCCGTTGGAGGAGGCGGCGGAGGCCAGGCCGTAGGCCGACTGGATGTCCGAGGGGCCGTAGCCGGTGGGGGAGTCGGACGCGGCGTTCGGCTTGACCGTCCTGGGCGCGATGCCCTTGAGCGCGGCCTGCTTCTCCATGAAGGCGGTGGTACCGCCGGTGACGCGCAGGGCGTCGCAGGCGGCGTAGCCCTTCTTCGGGGTGGCGCCGCACGCCTTCTCGTACCGCACATGGGCCTTGGCGACCTGGGCGGCTACGGCCTTGGCGCTCACCTTGTGGCTCGTGGCGGCGGTGTCCGCGCTGGCGTGGGCGGCGGTGCCGAGTCCGGCGACGACGAGCGCGGCGGCACCGAAGGCGGCCGAGCCGATCCGGGCCCATCTACCGCGTATGTGGGGGAAGTCGGGAGTGGTCGTACGCAAGGTACAGCCTCCTGGAAGTGGTGGACAGAGGCCTGCGGGTGTGGGGTTCCACCGATGGGTGACCGGTGGGGGCGGCGGCCCGCGACGACCTTCGCTTGTTGAGTACGCGACAACAAGGGGCTTTCGGAATCCTGACTCCCGCCTTACCCAAGACGGTTGACGGCTTACTGATCAATGGCCGTGTGCTGGCTCTGTGCTGGTTGCCGCTTGACCCTGTGCACAGCCTGGTCGCGGAGTGCGGGCTACGCGCGTAACTGCTCCAACCGCTCCGCTCTGGCTGCTCCAACTGCTCCAACTGCTCCAACTGCTCCGTGGCTGACGCGTGTTATCGCGGCCGGAGTCCGTTCAGCAGCAGGTGGACGTGTTCGGCCAGGCCGTTCATCGCTTCCTCGGCGTCCAGCGCGCAGCTGGCGATGAGCGCGGCGAGGCCGTGCAGGCTCGCGGCGGCGACCATGGTGATCCGCTCGGGGTCGCCCGGCACGATCTCGCCGCGCTCCTGGGCGTCGGCGACCATCCGGGTGAGGGAGCCGAGGGACTGGTCGACGGCCGCGGCGAGCCGGTCGGAGCTGTCGGGGTCGTGCTTGCGCGCGAACATCAGCTCCAGCAGCTCGGGGTTCTCGACGGCGAAGCCGAGGTAGGCGCGCGCCAGCGCGGTCATCCGCCCCTCGAAGTCGAGGCCGGGGTGCAGGGTGGCGGTGGTCAGGGCCCGGTTCAGGCGCTCGTATCCGTCCAGCGCGAGGGCGTCGAGCAGGGCCTGCTTGTCCTTGAAGTGCCGGCCGGGGGCCGCGTGGCTCACGCCGATGTCCCGGGCCAGCTCGCGCAGGGACAGGGCGCCGGCCCCCTTGTCCCGCAGGGTGCGCTCGGCGCTCTTGAGCAGGGCGGCGCGCAGGTCTCCGTGGTGGTAGGGACGGCTCGGGGGTGAGGAGGACGGGCGCGGCATGCGCACCATCGTATCGGGATGTTGTCGTTGACAGCTTTGTTGTCGATGCCTACATTCGGTGCATGGCTGATACGAAGTGGAACGTGACCCACCTGCCCGACTTCTCCGGCCGTACGGTCGTGATCACCGGCGCCAACAGCGGCCTCGGCCTCGTGACCGCCGAGGCGCTGGCCCGAGCCGGGGCGCATGTGGTGTTCGCCGTACGGGACCTCGCGCGGGGCGGCGCCGCCGCGGCGCGGGTGGGCGGCAGCACCGAGGTGCGCCGCCTGGACCTGGCCGACCTGGACTCGGTACGGGAGTTCGCGGACTCCTGGGACCGCCCCCTGGACCTGCTGATCAACAACGCGGGCGTGATGATGCTGCCGGAGCAGCGCACCAAGCAGGGCTTCGAGATGCAGTTCGGTACGAACCACCTCGGGCACTTCGCGCTGACCAACCTGCTGCTGCCGCGGGTGACGGACCGGGTGGTGACGCTGTCGTCCGGGCTGCACCGCGGAGGCGACGGAGTGATCCACTTCGAGGACGTGAACCTGCGGGGCCGCTACACCCCGACCCGCGCCTACGCCCAGTCCAAGCTGGCCAATCTCCTGTTCACCCTGGAGCTGCAGCGCCGCCTCACCGAGGCCGGATCCCCGGTCCGCGCCCTCGCCGCGCACCCCGGTTACGCGGCCACCAACCTCCAGAGCCACCATGCGAACCCCCTGGCCAGGGCCTTCATGGCTGTCGGCAACAAGGTCTTCGCGCAGAGCGACAAGGCCGGTGCTCTGCCCACTCTCTATGCCGCGAGCCAGGACCTCCCCGGCGCGTCCTACGTCGGCCCCGCCGGACTCGGCGAGATGCGTGGCGCCCCCACGCTGGTCGGCCGCAGCGCGGCGGCCAGCGACCCGGAGGCGGCCCGCCGGCTGTGGACGCTGTCGGAGGAGCTGACGGGAGTGACGTGGGGTCTGAAGCCGACCGTCTGAAGGTGACCGTCTGAAGCTGAAGTCGGACGCCTGAAGCTGAAGTCTGCCGCCTGAAGGGCGGGCGCGGGAGGCTGCGCTGTGGGCCGATTGTCAGAGCTGTAACGTAACGTAATCATCTGTGTTCGTAGTGCAAATGGAGGTGAGACGGAGGCGGGACAAGAAGGTGCCCAGTACGGTGGGTGACGTCGCTGCTGGCGACATGCCTCTGGACGGCCAAGCTCAGCCGCCGTAGGGAGGTTTCACAGGAAAATCTCAGTGAAGTCGGAGCGGGTTTCTCACTTTCGTGGGACAGAGTGAGGACTGATGGAGCGCATCTCACGCATCACGGTCACCTCGCGTCCCGCGTTGCTCGGCGCTGTGGTGATGCTCGCCCTGACGTCGGCGTCCGTGGCGACTGCCGATGACGGGCCGGGGCCCCTCGGGGTCACCGCCGACGTCGTCGCGACGCGGCAGACGGCGCGGGTCGGCGCGCTGTTCGGCGCGGACCGGGCCGACAGCCTGCGCGGCGGGCACTTCTGCACGGCCTCGGTCGTGCACAGCCCCCAGGGTGACCTCATCGTCACCGCCGCGCACTGCGTGAGCGACACCGGTACCGACCTGGTGTTCGTGCCTGGCTACCGGGACGGGAAGGCGCCGTTCGGGGTGTGGAAGGTGGGGCAGCGCTATCTGCCCGACGGGTGGGCCAAGGACCAGGACGAGGACAGCGACCTGGCCTTCGCCACCGTCGACGACGTGGACGACAAGCCGATCGAGGACGTGGTGGGAGCCAACCGGTTCATGGTCGGCACGGCCACCGGCGCCACCGCCGTGACCGTCATCGGCTACCCCGACTCCCGCGAGGCGCCCATCAGGTGCACCAACAAGCCGACCGCGCACAGCAGCACCCAGCAGCGCATCAACTGCCCTGCCTTCACCAGCGGCACCAGCGGCAGCCCCTGGATCAACGGCGACGGCCAGGTCGTCGGCGTCCTCGGCGGCCACGAGGAGGGCGGCTCGACGGACGACGTGTCGTACAGCGTGGCCCTGGGGAGAGAGGCGGCCGAGCTGTACAAGGACGCGACCGCCGAACCCTGACAGACCTCTGACAGACCTCTGAGAGAGATCCCTGACAGATCTCTGACAGATCCCTGAGACCCCCGGACCGCCCACTGGATCCGTGAGACATCCCGGACCGTCAACTGATCTTCGTGGCAAGGTGTGTCCGTGGATGCGCTCAAGCCTCAGGACCCGCCGTACATAGGCACACACACGCTGCTCGCCCGGCTCGGGGCGGGTGGGATGGGACAGGTCTATCTCGGGCGGTCGCCCGGCGGGCGGCTCGTCGCCATCAAGGTGATCCGGGACGAGATCACCGACCATCCCGAGGCACTGGCCCGGTTCCGCCGCGAGGTGGAGACGGCGCGGGCGGTCCGGAGTGCCTACACGGCCAACCTCATTGACGCCTCGTTGGACAGCGCCCCCTACTGGCTGGCCACGGAGTACGTCACCGGACCCACCCTCGCCCAGGCCGTCGCCGAACGCGGTCCGCTGCCCGCCGAGACCTGCCGCGCCCTGTGCGCCGCGCTCGCCGAGGGCCTCGCCGCGGTCCACGCACACGGCGTCACCCACCGGGACCTCAAACCGCAGAACGTCATCCTCGCCGCCCAGGGCCCGCAGCTCATCGACTTCGGCATCGCCCGCGGCGTCGGTCAGACCGCCCTCACCGACGCCGGGTTCGCGCCCGGCACACCCGGCTTCACCGCCCCCGAGGTGCTGCTGCGCAACGAGGTCGGTCCCCCGGCCGACGTGTTCGCCCTCGGCGCCACCCTCGCCTACGCGGCGACCGGCCGGGCACCCTTCGGCAACGGCGACCCGAACGGCGTCAGCTACCGCGCGGTCCACGAGCCCGTCGACCTGACCGGCGTCGCACCGGAGCTGGCCGCCCTGATCGAGGCATGCGTGGCCAAGGAGGCCGCCGCCCGGCCGGGGCTCGCCGAGGTGATCGCACGGTGCGGGGTGCGGTCCGCGCTCGTGGAGGACCCGTTCTACGCCGGCCTCGCCGCACTGGGCGAGGCCGCACCGCAGACCCCGACGCCGCCGGTACGGCAGCCGGTGGCGCCGCCAGCGGCTCCGCCGGTGGGGCCGCACGACCTGCCGACGGTGGGGCCGGCGCCGTACGGCCCGCCGGGTTACCCGCCCGGTTACACCCCCACTCAGATGACCCAGCCGGGCCGCCGCCCGGGCAAGCGGTGGCTGGCGGCCGTGGCGGTGGGGCTCGTGGTGGGCGCCGGCACGGCCACGGCGGCCGTGGTGCTCACCCAGCAGGGGGACGGCAAGGACGGCGCGGGAGGCCGGGCTTCCGCGAGTGCGCACGCCACTGCGTCCAAGGCGGCCGACGGCAAGGGCGGCGCGCCCGCCTACGCGGGTGACGACATCGACCGCACCTTCTGGCAGTCGTCGACGGGACGGTGCCAGCTGCCGGCCGAGGAAAGCGCGCCCGCCGGCTTCCTCACCTCCCTGTCCGACCCCGACGACCCCAGCAAGGGCGGGGAGCGCCCGGTCTTCGACCACAAGGTCAAGATCGGGTTCGGGACCAACGGCTACGCCTCGACCCCTGGGGAGTCCGGGACCCACGCCCCGTACTACGTGACCGTCAGCGTGAAGCCGCCGCACGAGATCGACTCGAGCACCGGAAAACCCGCCCCCGGAGTGCTCACGCAGAACGTGACCCTGGGGTACACCAGCAAGCCCGTGGACCTCTACGGCGGTGGCACGTCCGGCTGGAAGTACCTCACCTACCCGGACGACTTCCGTACCTGGCATCCGAACGGGAAGACGTCCTGGCCCGCCGTCCCGCTCGCCAACGATCCCGGTGACTGGACCGTCCAGTGGCACCACATCCGCACACCCCACGACTACAGCAGCGTCATGTGCGGTGGCTTCGCTGTGAAATGACGCCACATCACGCCGAAAGCGTCTTGAACCGCTCCGGCATGGGGGAAAGTTGAACCGTGCGGAAGGTATGGGTGGTTGGTGGGGCGGCCGTCGGGCTCGGGCTGAGCTTCGTCATGCTGCTCGTCGTCGGGGTGTACGTCGTCGCCGGGAACCTCCTCAACGGGGTCACGTCGGGAGGCCGGGGGCTTGCCAAGGGGGCCGTGCCGGCTGCCTACCAGTCGCTCGTGCAGAAGTGGGGCAACCTGTGCCCGGCGATCACCCCGGCGCTGCTCGCCGCCCAGTTGTACCAGGAGAGTGGCTGGAACCCGACCATCGTCAGCCCGGCCGACGCGCAGGGCATCGCGCAGTTCATCCCGAGCACCTGGGCCACGCACGGCATCGACGGCAACGGTGACGGCAAGCGGGACGTCTGGGACCCCAACGACGCGATTCCGTCGGCCGCTTCGTACGACTGCGAGTTGGCGAAGTATGTGAAGGACGTCCCGGGCAACGTCTCCGACAACATGCTCGCCGCCTACAACGCCGGTGCGTACCGCGTCATAAGGGCCGGCGGGGTCCCGGCCATCGCCGAGACGCAGGACTACGTCAAGCGGATCCGCAGCCTCTCACAGAGCTTCGCCGCGCCCGTCAGCCGGATCAGCCCCACCCAACAGGCCGCCGGTGCCATCGGGTTCGCCCAGAGCAAGCTCGGTACGCAATATCTGTGGGGCGGGGAGGGGACCGCTGAGCAGGGCGGGCGGTTCGACTGTTCGGGCTTGACGCAGGCCTCGTACGCGAAGGTGGGGATCACGCTTCCGCGGGTGGCCAACGACCAGTACAACGCCGGCCCGCATCCCTCGCGGGATCAGCTTCTGCCGGGTGATCTGGTGTTCTTCTCCACCGACCTCAGCGATTCGCGGGCCATCCATCACGTGGGTATCTATGTGGGCGGCGGGTACATGATCGACGCGCCGCGCACGGGGGCCGTCATCCGGTTCGATCCCATCGACACCTCCGACTACTTCGGCGCCACGCGCGTCACCGCGGATGGCGCGAAAGCGCTCCCCACGACGGTTTGAGCGGGTGTGCACCCTGCGTGAACCACCCCCCTGAGCTGCGATGATGAGTCTCTCTTCGATAACGTCTGGGTGATCATTCAGTGGAGTGTGGAACGTATTGATGGGGCTCATGCGTTCCTGTTGACGTACGCACACGAGGTGCGTCCGGTGGACGACGAAGGGGCCACAGCACCATGGCTGTACTCGCCGAATCCGGATCGAACCCCGACGTCGAACTGCTCTACGACATCAACGGCCTGGCCAAGGACGCCCCGCACTGGTTCGACCGGGCCATGGAGTTCGTCGGTGAGTACGGCCTGCTGCTCGCCATGGTCCTGCTGGTGCTGTGGTGCTGGTGGTCCGTGCGGCGCCGGGGCGGTGAGGACGCCGCGTCCTCCGTCGCCGCGCTGGTGTGGGCGCCGCTTGCGGCCGGCATCGCCTTGGCTGTCAACGTTCCGATCCGGGGCTTCGTGGAGCGCCCCCGGCCCTTCGTCGATCACCAGGGGCTGGACGTCCTCATCACCGGCAAGAGCGACTTCTCCTTCGTCAGCGACCACGCGACCATCACCATGGCGCTCGGAGTGGGGCTGTTCGTCGCCAACCGCCGCTTCGGCCTCGCGGGGATCGGGCTCGCGCTGCTGGAGGGGTTCTGCCGGGTGTACATGGGCGTGCACTATCCGACGGACGTCATCGGCGGGTTCGCGCTCGGTACGGCTGTCGCGCTGCTGCTGTCTCCGCTGGCCATGGCGCTGCTCACACCGCTGATGAGGGCGGTGGAGAGGGCGCCGCGGGTGGGGTGGATCGTACGGAAGCGGTCGGCGGGCGCGGCGCGCGAAGGCGCGTTGCACCCCGGCGCCCGCACGCCGGTGGAGTCGGAGGAGCGGGACCTGGCGGCGTAGCCCGTACTGCGGCTCCCCAAGGGGCGCGGGGCTGTACCGATATGCGGCTCCGCCGCGCGGGCGCGCGATCAGCCCCCACGCACCCGCAGCCGAAAGCGGCCGGGCCCGCGCCCCCTACAACCCCTGTGCGTAAGAGAAGAACCTCTGCGGGTCGTACTGCTGCTTCACCTTGCCCAGGCGGGTCGCCGCTTCCCCGTAATACGCCGCCCGCCAGTTCTTGAGCGTCGGGTCCGTGTAGTTCTGGTACGCAGCGCCGGAGGCGTAAGGCGCCATCGCCTGGTGGGCCGACGTGAGCCAGGACTGGGCCGAACCGCCGGAGGCCCCCGCTCCCCAGGACGCTATGTACTGGGCCAGCATCCGGGAGCGGCGGTGGACGAAGGCCGTCGCCGTCGGCGCGACGCGGTTGACCGCACCGCCCAGGGCCGTGAAGGCGATGCTGCCGGCGCCGCCCCGCACCGAGGTGATCTGGTTCAGCACCGTCTGGATGCCGGCCGCCGACAGCGAGCGGTCGAAGAAGTCCGAGCGAGCCGCGTACGTCTCCCGGCCCAGGCGGCCCTGCGGGGAGCGGCCGGGCGTGGAGCCGGGCAGGTGGCACTGGGCGTCGGTCGAGAAGGAGGAGCAGCCGGCGTAGATCTCCATCGCCTCCTCGTAGCCCCGGCGGCGCAGGGTGACGGAGGAGGCGTTGGCGCCGGCCGCGTGGGCCAGGCGGTCCACGGCGTTCTGCAGTTCGCCGTAGGTGCCGAGGGAGAAGCAGGCCACGGAGATCGAGGGGGTGCCGCCCGGGGAGCAGGAGAGGTGCAGGGAGGACCAGATCTCGTCGGGCTGGCTCGGGCCCCACTCCTGCCAGGCCTTCAGCACCGCGGCCGCCTTCGCCCACGGCCATGTCATGTACGCCGTCACCGCCTGGGGTGCCGCGTGGGTCTTGAACTGCAGCTCGGTGACCACCCCGAAGTTGCCGTTGCCCGCGCCGCGCAGCGCCCAGAAGAGGTCGGAGTGATTTTTCGCGTCAGCGGTCACCTGCGTGCCGTCGGCCGTGATCAGCGTCGCCTGGGTGAGGCTGTCGCAGGTCAGGCCGTAGGCGCGGGACGCGACGCCGTGGCCGCCGCCGAGCACCAGGCCGGAGACGCCGACGCTGGGGCAGGAGCCGGCGGGTATGGTCACGCCCTTCGCGGCCAGCGCCCGGTAGACGTCGATCAGCTTGGAGCCGGCGCCGACCACCGCCTGCCCGCCGCTGACGCGTATGCGGTTCAGCCGGGAGACGTCGAGGATGAGGCGGTTGTCGCCGGAGGAGTAGCCCGCGTAGGAGTGGCCGCCGTTGCGTATGGAGATCCGTATGTTGTGGGCCTGGGCGTAGGCCAGGGTGGTACGGATGTCGTCGGCGTGCGCCGCGTAGGCCACCGCGGCGGGCTTCAGGCCGTCGAAGCGGGTGTTGTACAGCTGGTGGGCCGTCCTCCAGGCCGCGTCGCCGGGCCGGACCAGGGTGCCGTCGAGGTCATGGGCGAGGTCCGTCCAGTTCGCGGCGGCGCTCACGCTGGTGGTCTTGAGGGCCGTGAGGGACGATGAGCCCGTGGCGGCGGACGTCGTGGACCTGCCCGAGCCCGAGCCGCACCCGGTCAGTGCGGTCGTGGCCAGTGCGACCGTGCCCCCCGCGATGAACGTACGCCGTTCCATGCCCATCGTCGTCCCTCACCTCTCCCCAGGCCCCCTTGGCCTTACGGGGGGTGAGATGACGGTGAGAGGCACATTGGTTCGCACGGTTCGCAACAGTTCGCACACAGGCAAACGAACGCCGAATACGTGTGCGCTTAACCCTGCCGTTGGCCCTGTCGTCGGAACCTCTATGTGCTCTCCCCGTAAGCATTCCGTGACCTTACCGGGCCGACGGCAGGGGTTCACCCGCCGTTCACTTCCGGCCATCGGCGGCTTCACCTGTTCTGCCTAATTTCGGCCGTGCACGGTGCGGAGCGCGGCCATTCATGCGCTCGGCCATATGAGCGCTCACAACCCTCGATACTTCGCACGCCGCCGACTGCGGCGGCTCCTGGAAGGAACTCCCGAAAGTGAAGCTTCAGCGCAAGAACCGGCTGCGCGCCCTGTCGCTCGGTGCGATCGCCGTCTCCGGCGCCCTGGCCCTGACGGCGTGCGGCTCCGACAACACCGGTGGCGGTTCGAAGGCCTCGGGCAACCCGTCCGGCGCGGCGAACGCCTCCGCGATCAAGTGTGACGGCGCCAAGGGGCAGCTGCTGTCTGACGGCTCTTCCGCGCAGAAGAACGCGATCGACGCCTGGGTGAAGAACTTCTCCCAGGCCTGTGGCGTGCGGATCAACTACAAGGCCGGCGGTTCCGGCGCCGGTGTGACCTCGTTCACCCAGGGTCAGATCCCGTGGGCCGGTTCCGACTCCGCGCTGAAGCCCGAGCAGGTCGCCGCCTCCAAGAAGGTCTGCGCCGGCGGCGGCCAGGGCATCGACCTCCCGATGGTCGGCGGCCCGATCGCCCTCGGTTACAACCTGAACGGCGTGGACAACCTGGTCCTGGACGCCCCCACCATCGCCCAGATCTTCGACGGCAAGATCAAGAACTGGAACGACCCGGCGATCGCGAAGCTGAACCCGAAGGCGAAGCTTCCCGACCTGAAGATCCAGGCCTTCCACCGCTCGGACGACTCCGGCACCACGGACAACTTCACCAAGTACCTGAAGGCCGCCACCCCGGAGAACTGGAAGTACTCGGGTGGCAAGACCTGGCAGGCGAGCGGTGGCCAGTCCGCCGCCCAGTCCTCCGGTGTGGCCCAGCAGGTCAAGCAGACCAACGGCGCCATCGGCTACTTCGAGCTGTCCTACGTCGGTGACGGCATCAAGGCCGCGAGCATCAACACCGGTGCCGCCCAGCCGGTCGCCCCCAGCACCGACAGCGCCACCAAGGCCATCGCCGACGCCAAGATCGTGGGCACCGGCAAGGACCTGTCGCTGAAGCTGAACTACACCACCAAGGCCGAGGGTGCCTACCCGATCACCCTGGTGACCTACGAGATCGTCTGCGACAAGGGCAACAAGGCCGACACCCTGCCCACCGTCAAGTCCTTCCTCAACTACATCGCCTCCGAGGACGGCCAGAAGATCCTGAGCGGCATCAGCTACGCGCCGATGCCCGAAGAGATCATCAGCAAGGTCCGCACCACCATCGCGGGCCTGAGCTGACCTGATCCGAGAGTGCGGCCCGGTTCCCACGGCCTCCCCGCGGGCCGGGCCGCACCGTCCGGTGCACCGCCGCCACGAGCCGCCCACCCCACCGGGTGAGAGGCTCCGCAGA from Streptomyces roseochromogenus subsp. oscitans DS 12.976 encodes the following:
- a CDS encoding phosphatase PAP2 family protein, with the protein product MAVLAESGSNPDVELLYDINGLAKDAPHWFDRAMEFVGEYGLLLAMVLLVLWCWWSVRRRGGEDAASSVAALVWAPLAAGIALAVNVPIRGFVERPRPFVDHQGLDVLITGKSDFSFVSDHATITMALGVGLFVANRRFGLAGIGLALLEGFCRVYMGVHYPTDVIGGFALGTAVALLLSPLAMALLTPLMRAVERAPRVGWIVRKRSAGAAREGALHPGARTPVESEERDLAA
- a CDS encoding FAD-binding oxidoreductase, with translation MERRTFIAGGTVALATTALTGCGSGSGRSTTSAATGSSSLTALKTTSVSAAANWTDLAHDLDGTLVRPGDAAWRTAHQLYNTRFDGLKPAAVAYAAHADDIRTTLAYAQAHNIRISIRNGGHSYAGYSSGDNRLILDVSRLNRIRVSGGQAVVGAGSKLIDVYRALAAKGVTIPAGSCPSVGVSGLVLGGGHGVASRAYGLTCDSLTQATLITADGTQVTADAKNHSDLFWALRGAGNGNFGVVTELQFKTHAAPQAVTAYMTWPWAKAAAVLKAWQEWGPSQPDEIWSSLHLSCSPGGTPSISVACFSLGTYGELQNAVDRLAHAAGANASSVTLRRRGYEEAMEIYAGCSSFSTDAQCHLPGSTPGRSPQGRLGRETYAARSDFFDRSLSAAGIQTVLNQITSVRGGAGSIAFTALGGAVNRVAPTATAFVHRRSRMLAQYIASWGAGASGGSAQSWLTSAHQAMAPYASGAAYQNYTDPTLKNWRAAYYGEAATRLGKVKQQYDPQRFFSYAQGL
- the pstS gene encoding phosphate ABC transporter substrate-binding protein PstS — protein: MKLQRKNRLRALSLGAIAVSGALALTACGSDNTGGGSKASGNPSGAANASAIKCDGAKGQLLSDGSSAQKNAIDAWVKNFSQACGVRINYKAGGSGAGVTSFTQGQIPWAGSDSALKPEQVAASKKVCAGGGQGIDLPMVGGPIALGYNLNGVDNLVLDAPTIAQIFDGKIKNWNDPAIAKLNPKAKLPDLKIQAFHRSDDSGTTDNFTKYLKAATPENWKYSGGKTWQASGGQSAAQSSGVAQQVKQTNGAIGYFELSYVGDGIKAASINTGAAQPVAPSTDSATKAIADAKIVGTGKDLSLKLNYTTKAEGAYPITLVTYEIVCDKGNKADTLPTVKSFLNYIASEDGQKILSGISYAPMPEEIISKVRTTIAGLS